Proteins found in one Prochlorothrix hollandica PCC 9006 = CALU 1027 genomic segment:
- a CDS encoding mechanosensitive ion channel family protein, producing the protein MGFCTWLWVMVLALPGWGQTPFPLPFSTLGEKVSEAVQSEGVDVGYVRLDGRNFFLVSAPKLTTDQPWQLRSRPIKERISAIELNLQQFKQTGFELDSLTVTYQFLNGLPVIYGNETLLLTVTKQDANLYGVEPEDRAETLVAIVAQALKNAVEERQPEFLRQQARIGLLLALGTLGLSGLVWVGQRYLSQQERILTHQEQALKITMETLKAERDERDPLTILENEGEDKITGDSSQITSLVAMAQTTAENRRLYSINEIKRRVLQLVQFLIWGGSFYGIVGLFPQTRFLQLALRSAVRIPLQLLSIAIATYLLIRIIAILISRLLWELEDSRLLSPEASKRLILRISTFSQVLKRISAIMLTLTGILLGLATLGLPIGPILAGAGIFGLAISFASQSVIKDAINGILILLEDQYGVGDVIEVGSLAGLVETMDLRITQLRDAEGCLITIPNGEIRAVKNRSKEWSRVDLNIPVPYDANLTEMMGLLETVALRMRQDLQWQGLILEAPQLMGVEDFSDRGVVLKVWIKTQPLKQWDVAREYRRRVKTAFDQRGIVIPIPQQALWVKSLPTAVPSTLES; encoded by the coding sequence GTGGGGTTTTGTACGTGGCTGTGGGTCATGGTTTTAGCCCTGCCGGGATGGGGACAAACTCCCTTTCCCTTGCCCTTCAGCACCTTGGGGGAAAAGGTCTCGGAGGCAGTCCAAAGTGAGGGGGTGGACGTGGGCTATGTGCGCCTCGATGGACGGAATTTCTTCCTAGTCAGTGCCCCAAAATTGACGACGGATCAACCCTGGCAACTGCGTTCTAGGCCCATCAAAGAACGCATTAGTGCTATCGAACTGAACCTCCAACAGTTTAAGCAAACGGGGTTTGAGCTAGACAGCCTCACCGTCACTTATCAATTCCTCAATGGGTTACCGGTGATCTATGGCAATGAAACCCTGTTATTAACCGTCACGAAACAGGATGCTAATCTCTATGGGGTAGAACCCGAAGACCGAGCCGAAACCCTGGTGGCGATCGTGGCCCAAGCCCTCAAGAACGCTGTGGAGGAACGTCAGCCGGAATTTCTGCGACAACAGGCCAGGATTGGACTACTGCTAGCCTTAGGAACCCTCGGCCTTAGCGGTTTAGTCTGGGTTGGACAACGGTATTTGAGCCAACAGGAACGAATCCTAACCCACCAAGAACAAGCCCTGAAAATCACCATGGAAACCCTGAAAGCAGAGAGGGACGAGCGGGATCCCTTGACTATCCTGGAGAACGAAGGGGAGGACAAGATTACGGGGGATAGCAGCCAGATAACTTCCCTGGTTGCCATGGCCCAAACCACGGCAGAAAACCGTCGCCTCTATTCCATCAACGAAATAAAACGGCGAGTCTTACAACTGGTGCAATTCCTGATTTGGGGCGGTAGTTTCTATGGCATTGTGGGGCTATTTCCCCAAACTCGTTTCCTACAATTAGCATTGCGATCGGCAGTGAGAATTCCCCTACAGCTTCTCAGTATTGCCATCGCCACCTATCTGCTGATTCGGATCATTGCCATTTTAATTAGTCGGCTATTGTGGGAACTGGAAGATAGCCGCCTCCTCAGCCCAGAAGCCTCCAAGCGTTTGATTTTGAGAATTTCAACCTTTTCCCAAGTCTTAAAACGCATTAGTGCCATTATGCTAACCCTCACCGGCATACTGTTGGGACTAGCCACCTTAGGACTTCCCATTGGGCCGATCTTAGCCGGTGCTGGTATCTTTGGCTTAGCCATTTCCTTCGCCTCCCAGAGCGTCATTAAAGATGCCATTAATGGGATTTTAATTTTGCTAGAGGATCAATATGGGGTGGGGGATGTCATTGAGGTGGGGAGCCTCGCCGGTTTAGTGGAAACCATGGATCTGCGCATTACCCAACTGCGGGATGCTGAAGGCTGTTTAATTACCATTCCCAATGGGGAAATTCGGGCGGTGAAAAACCGATCGAAGGAATGGTCACGGGTTGATCTCAATATTCCAGTACCCTATGACGCAAACCTAACGGAGATGATGGGTCTATTGGAAACGGTGGCTCTGCGGATGCGTCAGGATCTCCAGTGGCAAGGGTTAATTCTGGAGGCACCCCAACTGATGGGGGTGGAAGATTTCTCCGATCGAGGGGTGGTTCTGAAGGTTTGGATCAAAACCCAACCCCTGAAGCAATGGGATGTAGCGCGGGAATATCGCCGCCGTGTCAAAACAGCCTTTGACCAACGGGGCATCGTCATACCCATTCCCCAGCAAGCTCTATGGGTCAAGTCCCTACCTACTGCGGTTCCCTCGACCCTAGAATCCTGA
- a CDS encoding HNH endonuclease: MSPPQTPGLSLVQKSVVVFSKNYLPMARVNLKRAAVLLVTGQAESLPLDHSRCWQLRSPGLILTVPEQIRLIHTNPERHWKVPPVNRREVLKRDNHTCQYCGSRSALTLDHVLPRSKGGPHSWQNVVTACESCNGKKGDRTPTQAGMVLKTKPKAPAHPAVLFAEQFWQQNSCFTA; encoded by the coding sequence ATGTCACCCCCCCAAACCCCAGGGCTGTCCCTGGTGCAAAAATCAGTGGTGGTTTTTTCTAAAAATTACCTGCCCATGGCACGGGTTAACCTAAAACGGGCCGCTGTCCTACTGGTCACCGGCCAAGCGGAATCCCTGCCCCTGGATCACAGCCGGTGCTGGCAACTGCGATCCCCCGGCTTAATTCTGACGGTGCCGGAACAGATTCGCCTGATCCACACCAACCCAGAACGCCACTGGAAGGTGCCCCCCGTCAACCGTCGAGAAGTGTTAAAGCGGGATAATCACACCTGCCAATATTGCGGCAGTCGCAGCGCCCTGACCTTGGATCATGTGTTACCCCGATCGAAGGGCGGACCCCATAGCTGGCAGAACGTGGTGACCGCCTGTGAGTCCTGTAACGGCAAAAAGGGCGATCGCACCCCAACCCAAGCGGGTATGGTGCTGAAAACCAAACCCAAGGCTCCGGCCCATCCTGCGGTCCTGTTTGCGGAGCAGTTTTGGCAGCAGAACTCTTGTTTCACCGCCTAA
- a CDS encoding helix-turn-helix domain-containing protein, translated as MKVRYQYRIYPTPQQVKGLNQLFGCCRVVYNDALAIVRSVPQGEKCPSNADLQKLVITQAKKTAEREWLADVSVVPLQQSVQDLGAAFKNFFESRSGKRKGTKVGFPRFKKK; from the coding sequence ATGAAAGTACGATACCAGTACCGAATTTATCCAACACCGCAACAGGTCAAAGGGCTGAATCAGCTTTTTGGGTGTTGTCGAGTTGTGTACAACGATGCCCTGGCGATTGTGCGGTCAGTGCCGCAGGGCGAGAAATGCCCTAGCAATGCTGATCTGCAAAAGCTGGTGATCACTCAGGCCAAAAAGACGGCTGAACGGGAATGGTTGGCCGATGTGTCAGTCGTGCCCTTGCAGCAGTCGGTTCAGGATTTAGGTGCTGCCTTCAAGAACTTTTTTGAGAGCCGTAGCGGCAAACGAAAAGGGACAAAGGTGGGCTTCCCTCGGTTCAAAAAGAAGC
- a CDS encoding chlorophyll a/b-binding protein produces the protein MTTPTAEPSTPESMAAVPQPSQVPEPVRPKTGFNRYAERLNGRLAMLAFTAVIVVELLTGHGILHWFGLS, from the coding sequence ATGACTACTCCCACCGCTGAACCCTCCACCCCTGAATCCATGGCGGCTGTGCCCCAACCCTCCCAAGTACCGGAGCCAGTACGGCCTAAAACGGGGTTTAATCGCTATGCCGAACGCCTCAATGGTCGCTTAGCTATGCTTGCCTTCACGGCGGTCATTGTGGTGGAGTTGCTCACAGGCCACGGAATTTTGCACTGGTTTGGCCTGTCTTAG
- the ald gene encoding alanine dehydrogenase, giving the protein MEIGVPKEIKDQEFRVGLTPDSVRTLTQGGHRVFIETQAGLGAGFTDGDYQAAGGAIVPGAGQAWGRDMVVKVKEPLAAEYDRLHPGQLLFTYLHLAADRPLTEALLDKGVTAIAYETVELPDGRLPLLTPMSIIAGRLSVQFGARFLERQQGGRGVLLGGVPGVRPGQVVILGGGVVGTEAARIAVGLGAQVKILDINVDRLAYLETLFGSRVELLYNTPQTLEHAVPDADLLVGAVLVPGRRAPILVSRQLVAQMRPGSVLVDVAVDQGGCIETLHATSHTQPTYVEEGVVHYGVPNMPGAVPWTATQALNHCTLPYVLKLAQQGVDALADHPALALGLNTHKHQLIHPAVREMFPRLAAPLV; this is encoded by the coding sequence ATGGAAATTGGAGTGCCCAAGGAGATTAAGGATCAGGAGTTTCGGGTGGGCCTTACCCCCGACAGTGTGCGAACCCTGACCCAAGGGGGGCATCGGGTTTTTATTGAGACCCAGGCTGGCTTGGGGGCGGGCTTCACCGATGGCGATTATCAGGCCGCTGGGGGGGCGATCGTGCCCGGTGCTGGCCAAGCCTGGGGTCGGGATATGGTGGTGAAGGTTAAAGAACCCCTCGCCGCCGAATATGATCGCCTGCACCCTGGCCAACTGCTGTTTACCTATCTCCACTTGGCTGCCGATCGGCCCCTGACGGAAGCCCTGCTGGATAAGGGCGTGACGGCGATCGCCTATGAAACCGTAGAACTCCCCGATGGTCGCCTGCCCCTGCTCACCCCCATGAGCATCATTGCGGGACGGCTATCGGTGCAATTTGGGGCACGGTTCCTGGAGCGGCAACAGGGGGGCCGAGGCGTGTTGCTGGGGGGGGTGCCGGGGGTGCGCCCTGGTCAGGTGGTGATCCTGGGGGGCGGCGTGGTGGGCACGGAAGCGGCCCGCATTGCGGTGGGTCTCGGTGCCCAGGTGAAGATTCTGGATATTAATGTCGATCGTCTCGCCTACCTGGAAACCCTGTTTGGGTCACGGGTGGAACTGCTGTACAACACCCCCCAGACCCTGGAACATGCGGTGCCCGATGCCGATCTGTTGGTGGGGGCGGTGCTGGTGCCCGGTCGCCGCGCCCCCATCTTGGTCTCCCGCCAGTTGGTGGCCCAAATGCGCCCCGGTTCGGTGCTGGTGGATGTGGCGGTGGATCAGGGGGGCTGCATTGAAACCCTCCATGCCACATCCCACACCCAGCCCACTTATGTGGAGGAAGGGGTGGTGCATTATGGGGTGCCCAATATGCCGGGGGCAGTGCCGTGGACGGCCACCCAAGCCCTGAACCATTGCACCTTGCCCTATGTGCTGAAGTTGGCCCAACAAGGCGTGGATGCCCTGGCTGATCATCCTGCCCTGGCCCTGGGTCTCAATACCCATAAGCACCAATTGATCCACCCGGCGGTGCGGGAGATGTTCCCCCGGCTGGCGGCTCCCTTGGTGTAA
- the prmC gene encoding peptide chain release factor N(5)-glutamine methyltransferase — translation MPDSTPSYFAPTLYRWRIQALEQALAQGADPLGVDWLLREVGGIDRLQLRLLPQASDRPLALACTLEHLDRLWRQHLDHHTPVQYLAGFTHWWRFRLQVSPAVLIPRPETELLVDWVEQWAQQQPHPPRGHWADLGTGSGSIALGLATILPQAQIHGVDCSAAALAIAQSNAQSLGLSPAIQWHHGHWFKPLENLRGQLQGIVANPPYIPTATIATLDPEVQHHEPHLALDGGQDGLDDLRHLITTAADYLQDAGVLVLEMMAGQGEAVRSLLHQQGSYRAIEICNDLSGLDRFAVAQRHQT, via the coding sequence ATGCCAGACTCCACCCCATCCTACTTTGCACCCACCCTTTACCGTTGGCGAATCCAAGCACTGGAACAGGCCTTAGCCCAAGGGGCTGATCCCCTGGGGGTGGATTGGCTACTGCGGGAAGTGGGGGGGATCGATCGCTTGCAATTGCGGTTATTGCCCCAGGCCAGCGATCGACCCCTGGCCCTAGCCTGTACCCTGGAGCACCTCGATCGCCTCTGGCGACAGCACCTAGACCACCACACCCCCGTGCAATATCTGGCAGGGTTCACCCACTGGTGGCGGTTTCGGCTACAGGTCTCCCCAGCGGTGTTAATCCCCCGCCCAGAAACAGAGCTATTGGTGGACTGGGTGGAACAATGGGCACAACAGCAGCCCCACCCCCCCAGGGGCCATTGGGCCGACCTGGGAACCGGCAGCGGGTCCATCGCCCTCGGACTGGCCACCATCCTGCCCCAGGCCCAGATCCATGGGGTCGATTGCAGCGCCGCAGCCTTAGCCATCGCCCAAAGTAATGCCCAAAGTCTGGGGTTAAGCCCTGCCATCCAGTGGCACCACGGGCACTGGTTCAAACCTCTAGAAAACCTGCGGGGTCAACTCCAGGGCATTGTAGCCAACCCCCCCTATATCCCCACCGCCACGATCGCCACCCTAGACCCAGAGGTGCAACACCATGAACCCCACTTAGCGCTGGATGGGGGCCAGGACGGCTTGGATGATCTGCGCCACCTCATCACCACCGCAGCGGACTATCTCCAGGATGCCGGAGTCTTGGTGTTGGAAATGATGGCAGGCCAGGGGGAGGCGGTGCGATCGCTGCTGCACCAGCAGGGCAGCTATAGGGCCATTGAAATTTGTAACGATTTATCCGGCCTAGACCGCTTCGCCGTGGCCCAGCGGCACCAGACTTGA